A part of Gramella sp. MAR_2010_147 genomic DNA contains:
- a CDS encoding type III polyketide synthase has translation MSVKIVRAEKELPEYSKDTKDVLPLVEDWLVDQDERYRRKILKIFEGAGVDTRYSIMSPEDVFTATSFEEKNNIYVREVKKLGKKVLEKALNNADWDPKSLDYIITVSCTGIMIPSLDAYLINDLNLRQDITRLPVTEMGCAAGISGMIYAYNFLRSNPGKRAAVIAVESPTATFQLNDFSMANMVSAAIFGDGAACVLLSSEEAVQGPKIVGEEMYHFYDATQMMGFDLTNNGLQMILDPAVPETISNHFPDIIYPFLEKHGSSIEKVDHLIFHPGGRKIVQAVSDLFGNLGKNIDDTREVLRLYGNMSSATVLYVLERFLNKEIKKGEQGIMLSFGPGFSAQRILIEW, from the coding sequence ATGAGCGTAAAAATTGTTAGAGCTGAAAAAGAATTGCCGGAATATTCAAAAGATACAAAAGATGTATTGCCATTGGTTGAAGACTGGCTTGTAGATCAGGATGAAAGGTACCGAAGAAAAATTCTAAAGATTTTTGAAGGAGCCGGTGTAGACACACGTTATTCTATTATGTCTCCTGAAGATGTTTTTACAGCTACCTCTTTTGAAGAAAAGAACAATATCTATGTGCGGGAGGTAAAAAAGCTAGGTAAAAAGGTACTTGAGAAAGCTTTAAATAATGCTGACTGGGATCCCAAATCTTTAGATTATATCATTACCGTAAGCTGTACAGGAATCATGATCCCTTCACTGGATGCTTATCTCATTAATGACTTGAATCTAAGACAGGATATTACCAGATTACCTGTTACCGAAATGGGATGTGCCGCAGGAATCTCAGGAATGATCTATGCCTATAATTTTTTGAGATCCAACCCGGGAAAACGCGCTGCCGTGATCGCAGTTGAAAGCCCAACAGCGACTTTTCAACTGAATGATTTTAGTATGGCCAATATGGTGAGTGCTGCTATATTTGGTGACGGAGCTGCCTGTGTTTTACTTTCTTCAGAAGAAGCTGTCCAGGGACCCAAAATTGTCGGAGAGGAAATGTATCATTTCTATGACGCAACTCAAATGATGGGCTTTGATCTTACGAATAATGGACTGCAAATGATACTCGACCCTGCCGTGCCGGAAACAATTTCAAATCATTTCCCCGATATTATCTACCCATTTCTGGAAAAGCATGGTTCTTCTATAGAGAAAGTAGATCATCTAATATTTCATCCCGGTGGAAGAAAAATTGTACAGGCAGTTTCTGATCTTTTTGGTAACTTAGGAAAGAATATAGATGATACCCGCGAAGTTTTACGACTTTATGGCAATATGAGCAGTGCAACAGTTCTATATGTCCTTGAACGCTTTCTGAATAAAGAAATTAAGAAGGGAGAACAGGGAATCATGTTGAGTTTTGGACCGGGTTTTTCAGCACAAAGAATTTTAATAGAATGGTAG
- a CDS encoding beta-ketoacyl-[acyl-carrier-protein] synthase family protein: protein MGKQVVITGMGVAAPNAVGLENFANALKQTKSGIRFFSELEKLNFSCHIGGKPEISEDLLNQYFTPLQLRGLNSSGIVYGVISGTDAWKDAGLSITEGDTPDWDSGIIFGTGILGVDKFREAIHLIDEGKTRRLGSTSVIQTMASGISAYLGGILGCGNQVTTNSSACTTGTEALLMGFDRIRYGKAKRMLVGSCGDHGPYVWGGFDAMRILPGKYNNDPENASRPMSASAAGFVPGSGAGALVLEDLESAKKRGAKIYAEVLGGEINSGGQRGGGSMTAANNEAVERCIKKALENCEIKADDIDVINGHLTATTRDSAEILNWTKALKRKGLEFPFINSLKGMIGHCLSASGSIECVASVLQIYEGFIFGNRNCEDVHPEILELIDPTKIPRQKIQKRINILAKASFGFGDVNAVVLFKKYLE, encoded by the coding sequence ATGGGTAAACAAGTTGTTATTACCGGAATGGGTGTAGCTGCACCGAATGCGGTTGGCCTGGAAAATTTTGCAAATGCCCTAAAACAGACTAAAAGTGGTATCCGGTTTTTCTCTGAATTGGAAAAACTAAATTTTAGCTGCCATATAGGAGGGAAGCCAGAAATTTCAGAAGATCTACTGAACCAGTATTTTACGCCTCTTCAACTTCGTGGACTCAACAGTAGCGGAATAGTTTATGGAGTGATTTCAGGAACAGATGCCTGGAAAGATGCTGGTCTTTCAATTACGGAGGGAGACACTCCAGATTGGGACTCAGGAATTATCTTTGGAACCGGTATTCTGGGTGTAGATAAATTCCGGGAAGCAATTCATTTAATAGACGAAGGTAAAACCAGGAGACTGGGAAGTACCAGTGTTATACAAACCATGGCCAGTGGGATTAGTGCATATCTAGGTGGAATTCTGGGCTGTGGAAATCAGGTAACTACAAACTCTTCGGCCTGTACCACCGGGACTGAAGCCTTACTTATGGGGTTTGACAGAATTAGATATGGCAAAGCAAAACGTATGCTTGTTGGAAGCTGCGGAGATCACGGCCCATATGTATGGGGAGGTTTTGATGCGATGCGTATTCTTCCTGGCAAGTATAATAATGATCCTGAAAATGCATCCAGACCTATGAGTGCATCTGCCGCCGGATTTGTTCCCGGTAGCGGTGCAGGAGCTTTGGTCCTGGAAGATTTAGAATCAGCAAAAAAAAGGGGAGCAAAAATATACGCCGAAGTTTTAGGTGGAGAAATTAATAGCGGTGGCCAGCGAGGAGGGGGCAGCATGACTGCTGCCAATAATGAAGCGGTAGAACGTTGTATAAAAAAGGCTTTAGAAAATTGTGAAATTAAGGCTGATGATATTGATGTTATCAATGGCCATTTGACTGCTACCACAAGGGATTCAGCTGAAATTTTAAATTGGACCAAAGCTCTGAAAAGAAAAGGTTTAGAATTCCCTTTTATCAATTCATTAAAAGGAATGATAGGTCACTGCTTGAGTGCTTCCGGATCTATTGAGTGTGTAGCATCGGTCCTCCAGATCTATGAAGGTTTTATTTTCGGAAATAGGAATTGTGAAGACGTTCATCCAGAAATTTTAGAATTGATTGACCCGACTAAAATTCCAAGGCAGAAAATTCAAAAAAGAATCAATATTTTGGCAAAGGCCAGTTTTGGTTTTGGAGATGTAAATGCTGTTGTATTGTTTAAAAAATATTTAGAATAA
- a CDS encoding FabA/FabZ family ACP-dehydratase, which produces MDSKSILALLPYSKPFLFVDRILQVDENSIIGEYTFSPDLDFYKGHFKENPVTPGVILTECMAQIGVVSLGIYLLNADEKIFDEPRIALSSSEIEYLKPVYPGEKITVVSEKQYFRFNKLKCKVKMIDSGSNLVCKGVIAGMIVKNQK; this is translated from the coding sequence TTGGATAGCAAATCAATACTTGCACTTTTACCTTATTCAAAACCATTTTTGTTTGTAGACAGGATATTACAAGTTGATGAAAATTCAATAATAGGAGAATATACGTTTTCCCCAGATCTTGATTTTTATAAAGGTCATTTTAAAGAAAATCCAGTGACACCCGGGGTTATTTTAACCGAATGTATGGCTCAAATTGGTGTGGTAAGTCTGGGTATCTATTTATTAAATGCTGACGAAAAAATTTTTGATGAACCCAGGATTGCATTATCCTCTTCTGAAATAGAATATCTAAAACCTGTTTATCCCGGAGAGAAAATCACGGTAGTTTCAGAAAAGCAATATTTTAGATTTAATAAGCTCAAATGTAAGGTTAAAATGATCGATTCTGGGAGCAATCTTGTTTGCAAAGGGGTTATAGCTGGGATGATAGTTAAAAATCAGAAATAA
- a CDS encoding SDR family oxidoreductase produces MVAEFKDKEYWALILGGSSGLGYASAKKLAKHGMNIIIIHRDRRSEIPDIEEAFDEIRQSGVKFESFNADAVKKESREELVVKIKELLGEKGRVRTLLHSIAKGNLKPMIGEDNLLGNIDFQLTIDAMALSLYDWTQAIFRNNLFTKDARVISFTSDGNKKAWKNYAAVSAAKVTLEAITRSMALEFAKHGIRANCIQAGITVTRSFQMIPGNETLRVHALKHNPFRRLTVPDDVANAVYLLSKDEASWITGTIIPVNGGEHLM; encoded by the coding sequence ATGGTAGCAGAATTTAAAGATAAGGAATATTGGGCGCTTATTCTAGGCGGAAGTAGCGGTCTTGGCTACGCCAGTGCAAAGAAACTGGCAAAACACGGTATGAATATTATTATTATTCATCGTGATAGAAGAAGTGAAATTCCCGATATAGAAGAAGCCTTCGATGAAATTAGACAATCGGGAGTGAAATTTGAAAGTTTTAATGCAGATGCCGTTAAAAAAGAAAGTAGAGAAGAACTGGTAGTCAAAATCAAAGAATTACTTGGAGAGAAAGGCAGAGTAAGAACATTGCTTCATAGTATAGCCAAAGGTAATTTAAAGCCGATGATTGGTGAAGATAACCTATTGGGAAATATAGATTTTCAGTTAACCATAGACGCTATGGCGTTGAGTTTATATGACTGGACGCAGGCAATTTTTAGAAATAATCTTTTTACCAAAGACGCCCGTGTGATTTCATTTACTAGTGATGGTAATAAAAAGGCCTGGAAAAATTATGCTGCGGTTTCAGCAGCAAAAGTTACACTAGAGGCAATTACCAGGAGTATGGCTCTGGAATTTGCCAAGCATGGGATAAGGGCCAATTGTATCCAGGCAGGGATTACCGTTACCAGATCTTTCCAGATGATTCCGGGTAATGAAACCTTACGAGTGCATGCCTTAAAACATAATCCTTTTAGACGATTAACCGTCCCGGATGATGTTGCCAATGCGGTTTATCTATTAAGTAAAGATGAAGCAAGCTGGATCACAGGAACAATTATACCGGTTAACGGCGGCGAACATTTAATGTAA
- a CDS encoding DUF1328 family protein, with protein MVRLIVIFLIIAIIAAIFGFGGVAEGAADIAKIIFYIFLVLLVISLLSRLFRR; from the coding sequence ATGGTACGTTTAATCGTTATTTTTCTGATTATCGCGATCATTGCTGCAATCTTTGGATTCGGTGGTGTCGCCGAAGGAGCTGCAGATATTGCTAAGATCATTTTCTACATTTTCCTTGTATTGCTAGTGATTTCCCTTTTAAGTAGATTATTCAGAAGATAA
- a CDS encoding methyltransferase domain-containing protein gives MFKIDTSRRTDESEIMDDFDLQGQELRRTLKDLENINAWLGGNQVTINGLNKLLKTKSKPVKIADIGCGNGAILREIADWGKKNDFIFELTGIDANTHAIAIAEELSGEYENVSFESINIFSEAFKKMEFDIILCTLTLHHFKDRQIISLINQLVSQSNLGVVINDLHRNKTAYILFQAFCTVFVNNEIARKDGLTSILRGFKKRDIQGFIKKVPAENHEISWKWAFRYQWIIKKDC, from the coding sequence ATGTTTAAGATAGATACTTCCCGAAGAACCGATGAGAGTGAAATCATGGATGATTTTGATCTCCAGGGCCAGGAGTTGCGTAGAACTTTAAAAGACCTGGAAAATATCAATGCATGGCTTGGAGGGAACCAGGTCACCATTAATGGTTTAAATAAATTACTCAAAACAAAATCTAAGCCTGTAAAAATTGCAGATATAGGCTGTGGCAATGGAGCTATACTTAGGGAAATTGCTGATTGGGGTAAAAAAAATGATTTTATTTTTGAATTAACAGGGATCGACGCAAATACTCATGCAATAGCGATAGCTGAAGAATTATCAGGAGAATATGAAAATGTAAGTTTTGAGAGTATAAATATTTTTAGTGAAGCATTTAAAAAAATGGAATTTGACATTATACTGTGCACTCTTACCCTACATCATTTCAAAGATAGGCAGATCATAAGCTTAATAAATCAGTTGGTTTCTCAGTCTAATTTGGGCGTTGTCATAAACGATCTACACAGAAACAAAACTGCATATATTTTATTTCAGGCATTCTGTACTGTTTTTGTGAATAATGAAATTGCCAGAAAGGATGGTTTAACCTCGATTCTTAGGGGGTTCAAAAAAAGAGATATTCAGGGTTTTATTAAGAAAGTCCCTGCAGAAAATCATGAAATATCCTGGAAATGGGCATTTCGATACCAATGGATTATTAAAAAAGATTGTTGA
- a CDS encoding 4'-phosphopantetheinyl transferase superfamily protein: MIGNDIIDLSISLSSKKQENTRYLKKVFSEGEINTIKTSKHPEMALWQFWSMKEAAYKAHQRKFNLSRKLNPLQYICSLDPKSNSGFVRTNDQIYPVHTEVSEKYIHSSVHSEQNFQKIYYNDFYSEKKLLQNLASVFSLDEAFVSLLKNCNGIPSIHLKNEDKILPISLSHHGNFTAFVIPLINS; the protein is encoded by the coding sequence TTGATAGGTAATGATATTATAGATCTTAGTATTTCATTGTCCTCAAAAAAGCAGGAGAATACCCGGTATTTAAAAAAGGTCTTTTCAGAAGGAGAGATCAATACAATTAAAACATCAAAACACCCTGAAATGGCGCTCTGGCAATTCTGGTCTATGAAGGAAGCAGCCTATAAAGCGCATCAGCGAAAGTTCAATTTGTCTAGAAAATTAAATCCGCTACAATATATTTGCTCGTTAGATCCTAAAAGCAATTCAGGTTTCGTGAGAACAAATGACCAAATCTATCCTGTTCATACCGAAGTGAGTGAAAAATATATTCATAGTAGTGTTCATTCAGAACAAAATTTTCAAAAGATCTACTATAATGACTTTTATTCAGAAAAAAAACTTCTTCAAAATTTGGCATCAGTATTTTCTTTGGACGAAGCATTTGTAAGCTTATTAAAAAATTGCAACGGGATACCTTCAATCCATCTGAAAAACGAAGATAAAATCCTGCCTATTTCGTTAAGTCATCACGGGAATTTTACGGCTTTCGTTATTCCGTTAATTAACTCATAA
- a CDS encoding lipocalin family protein, translated as MKKYLILFTIAALIASCGGTSKVAKEARKTFDGDWILTSITYPNNPGDFNVTLFNEASASCFRNSTWDFVSNNNRGTYTVNGVGCDGQTNYFIWSIDEENTPAGVYDFLLKPTNDNYKSTTGNQGFRLSLKSLTDTNMVWEQTVSLDGSPFTIRMNFTK; from the coding sequence ATGAAGAAGTATTTAATTTTATTTACCATTGCTGCGCTCATTGCGTCATGCGGTGGAACCAGCAAAGTGGCAAAAGAAGCACGTAAAACTTTTGACGGTGATTGGATCCTTACCAGTATTACTTATCCTAATAACCCGGGAGATTTTAATGTAACTCTATTTAATGAAGCTTCTGCTTCCTGTTTTAGAAATAGTACCTGGGATTTTGTTTCGAATAACAATCGTGGTACCTATACTGTAAATGGTGTAGGCTGTGATGGGCAAACAAATTATTTTATTTGGTCTATAGATGAGGAGAATACTCCTGCAGGGGTTTATGACTTCTTGCTAAAGCCAACAAATGATAATTACAAATCTACTACCGGTAATCAGGGATTCAGACTGAGTCTTAAAAGTTTAACTGATACCAATATGGTTTGGGAGCAAACAGTAAGTTTAGACGGATCTCCTTTTACCATAAGAATGAATTTTACTAAATAA
- a CDS encoding NAD(P)/FAD-dependent oxidoreductase: MKKTQVIVIGGGLAGLTAALHLCKNDIDVILVEKEGYPHHKVCGEYLSQEILTYLDWLKIDISSLNAPQINRMRYSSVSGKTINCDLEMGGIGVSRYSLDHLMYKKLKESGRHIIKTLVTRVDFKNDQFTVTTSNGEIITSEFVLGAFGKRSNLDKKLHRKFIQDQSGWLAVKAHYQTKPEFYPDDLVSLHNFNGGYCGLSKTELKTINVCYLATYESFKNYKNTDDYKAKVLMKNPHLKEFFNNAEMTFDKELSIAQVCFDKKSIIENHILMIGDSAGLIHPLCGNGMAMAIHSAKIASENIILFYEHKYKTRRDIERTYKSEWNYNFSSRIKAGRFLQKILLNTSLSNLSHSFLSKVPGILPMIIRKTHGKQVHV, encoded by the coding sequence GTGAAAAAGACTCAGGTAATTGTTATTGGTGGAGGCCTGGCCGGTTTAACAGCGGCACTTCATTTATGTAAAAATGATATTGATGTTATACTTGTAGAAAAGGAGGGCTATCCTCATCATAAGGTTTGCGGTGAATACCTTTCACAGGAAATTCTAACATATTTGGATTGGCTGAAGATCGATATTTCCAGCTTGAATGCTCCACAAATCAATAGAATGCGATATTCTTCAGTTTCAGGAAAAACAATTAACTGCGATCTCGAAATGGGCGGAATTGGGGTAAGTCGTTACTCACTCGATCATCTTATGTATAAGAAGCTAAAAGAATCAGGCAGACATATCATTAAAACATTGGTCACCAGGGTTGATTTTAAGAATGATCAATTTACAGTGACCACATCTAATGGAGAGATAATAACTTCTGAGTTTGTTTTAGGAGCTTTTGGTAAAAGATCAAACCTTGATAAAAAACTACATAGAAAATTTATTCAGGATCAATCGGGCTGGCTCGCCGTAAAGGCTCATTATCAAACAAAACCTGAGTTTTATCCAGATGATCTGGTATCCCTTCATAATTTTAATGGAGGTTATTGTGGACTCTCAAAAACCGAATTGAAGACCATAAATGTATGCTACCTGGCAACCTATGAAAGTTTTAAAAATTATAAGAATACAGATGACTATAAAGCGAAGGTGTTAATGAAGAATCCGCATTTAAAAGAATTCTTTAATAACGCTGAAATGACTTTTGATAAAGAGTTAAGTATAGCCCAGGTGTGTTTTGATAAAAAATCCATTATTGAAAATCATATTTTAATGATTGGAGATTCCGCCGGACTGATACATCCGTTATGTGGTAACGGGATGGCAATGGCTATTCACAGTGCAAAAATAGCTTCAGAGAATATTATTTTGTTCTATGAACACAAATATAAAACCCGAAGAGATATAGAGCGAACTTATAAAAGTGAATGGAATTATAATTTTAGTTCGAGGATAAAAGCGGGAAGGTTCCTTCAAAAAATATTACTGAATACTTCGCTATCTAATCTCTCACATAGTTTCCTGAGTAAAGTTCCAGGAATACTTCCAATGATTATTCGGAAAACGCATGGAAAACAGGTGCATGTTTAA
- a CDS encoding OmpA family protein: MKTVFNKMFAILFVSSLLFGCEATRNANNKQKGAVIGATGGAVIGGVIGNNTGDGNTALGSIIGGVVGGAAGAIIGDRMDKQAKKIEEEIPGAEVERVGEGINVTFDESSGVYFDTEKYNINAKSQATLNKLADIFKEYPQSNVLVEGHTDNTGSDSYNLTLSKNRAQAVTGYLVDNGIDRGRFTTKWYGESQPKYDNTTADGRSKNRRVELAIVANEELKEQAKKEAEMQDDNN, translated from the coding sequence ATGAAGACAGTTTTTAATAAAATGTTCGCAATCTTATTCGTATCAAGCCTTTTGTTTGGTTGCGAAGCGACAAGAAATGCGAATAACAAACAAAAAGGTGCTGTAATAGGTGCTACAGGTGGAGCCGTGATAGGTGGAGTTATTGGTAATAACACCGGTGATGGAAATACTGCATTAGGTTCTATTATTGGAGGCGTAGTTGGTGGTGCTGCCGGGGCCATTATTGGTGATAGAATGGATAAACAAGCCAAGAAGATTGAAGAAGAAATTCCTGGAGCTGAAGTAGAACGTGTTGGTGAAGGTATAAACGTAACTTTTGACGAAAGTAGTGGAGTTTATTTTGATACTGAAAAGTATAATATCAATGCCAAATCTCAAGCAACACTTAATAAACTTGCAGATATCTTTAAAGAATACCCGCAATCTAATGTATTGGTGGAAGGACATACAGACAACACTGGTAGTGACAGTTATAACCTCACGCTTTCTAAGAACAGAGCCCAGGCTGTAACTGGTTATCTTGTTGATAATGGAATTGATCGAGGTAGATTTACTACTAAATGGTATGGTGAATCTCAACCAAAGTATGATAATACTACTGCCGATGGTCGTTCTAAGAACCGTAGAGTAGAGCTTGCTATCGTAGCCAATGAAGAATTAAAAGAGCAGGCTAAAAAAGAGGCTGAAATGCAGGATGATAATAATTAA
- a CDS encoding dehydrogenase E1 component subunit alpha/beta, producing MLSNNTRSLRIEYKDTQLSNDVLIDLYKSMLKPRMIEEKMLILLRQGKISKWFSGIGQEAISVGVTKSLNKDEYILPMHRNLGVFTSREIPLNRLFAQWQGKASGFTKGRDRSFHFGTQEYKIVGMISHLGPQLGVADGIALAHKLKKEKKLTAVFSGEGGTSEGDFHEALNIASVWDLPVLFCIENNGYGLSTPTSEQYRCKDLADRGAGYGMESHIIEGNNILEVYTKISKIVESVRNEPRPVLIEFKTFRMRGHEEASGTRYVPQELMDEWQLKDPVQNFEEYLLKENILNDDTKEKFRSDILSEIDENLQLAFSEDQIVTDSIKELNDVFENSVYQEFAPKNKNENIRFIDAISKALRESMKKHDDLVLMGQDIADYGGVFKITEGFVEEFGKDRIRNTPICESAVVGAAMGLSINGMKAMVEMQFSDFVSSGFNPIVNYLAKVKYRWDQNADVVIRMPCGGGVGAGPFHSQTNEAWFTQVPGLKVIYPAFPYDAKGLLNTAFNDPNPVLFFEHKGLYRSIRQDVPVDYYTLPFGKASKIREGNEVSIITYGLGVHWAIDVLDEMEYEQADLIDLRSLQPLDIDGICASVTKTSKAIILIEDSVTGSFAAEISAIISERCFESLDAPVIRVGSMDTPIPFAHELEQQYLPKERFKMKLKDLIEY from the coding sequence ATGCTTTCAAATAACACCAGATCTTTACGAATAGAGTATAAGGATACCCAACTATCAAATGATGTTTTAATAGATCTTTACAAGTCTATGCTGAAACCCAGAATGATAGAAGAAAAGATGCTCATTCTTTTAAGGCAGGGTAAAATATCAAAATGGTTTAGCGGAATAGGCCAGGAGGCAATATCGGTTGGTGTTACAAAATCTTTAAATAAAGACGAATATATTTTGCCAATGCATAGAAACCTGGGGGTTTTTACGAGTAGAGAAATACCATTGAATCGTTTGTTTGCTCAGTGGCAGGGAAAAGCTTCAGGATTCACTAAAGGTAGAGACCGTAGCTTTCACTTCGGAACCCAGGAGTATAAAATTGTGGGTATGATCTCACACTTGGGCCCTCAGCTTGGAGTAGCAGATGGTATCGCGCTGGCTCATAAATTGAAAAAAGAAAAAAAGTTAACAGCAGTTTTTTCCGGGGAGGGAGGAACCAGTGAGGGTGATTTTCATGAAGCTCTCAATATCGCTTCAGTCTGGGATTTACCGGTTTTATTCTGTATTGAGAATAATGGTTATGGTCTTTCTACTCCAACCAGCGAACAATATCGCTGTAAAGATCTTGCCGATAGAGGTGCAGGCTACGGGATGGAGTCTCATATTATTGAGGGAAACAATATTCTCGAAGTATACACTAAAATTTCTAAAATAGTAGAGAGTGTTAGAAACGAACCTCGCCCGGTTTTAATTGAATTTAAAACTTTTAGAATGCGCGGGCATGAGGAAGCAAGTGGGACCAGGTATGTACCACAGGAACTCATGGATGAGTGGCAGTTAAAGGATCCGGTTCAAAATTTTGAAGAATACCTACTCAAAGAAAATATTCTGAATGACGATACAAAAGAAAAATTTAGAAGTGATATTCTTTCTGAAATAGATGAAAACCTGCAGTTAGCTTTTTCTGAAGATCAGATCGTTACTGATTCAATTAAAGAGTTAAATGATGTGTTTGAAAATTCTGTTTACCAGGAATTTGCACCAAAAAATAAAAATGAAAACATTAGGTTTATAGATGCTATTTCCAAGGCCTTAAGAGAATCTATGAAAAAGCATGATGATCTTGTTTTGATGGGACAGGATATTGCAGATTATGGAGGTGTTTTTAAAATTACAGAGGGTTTTGTAGAAGAATTCGGCAAGGATCGTATACGCAATACACCAATTTGTGAATCTGCTGTGGTAGGAGCTGCCATGGGGCTTTCAATAAACGGAATGAAGGCTATGGTGGAAATGCAGTTTAGCGACTTTGTAAGTTCTGGTTTCAACCCCATTGTGAATTATCTGGCAAAGGTTAAATACAGATGGGATCAAAATGCCGATGTAGTAATTAGAATGCCCTGTGGTGGAGGTGTTGGAGCAGGACCTTTCCATAGTCAGACCAATGAAGCCTGGTTTACACAGGTTCCCGGTTTAAAAGTTATTTACCCAGCATTTCCATATGATGCCAAAGGACTTCTTAACACAGCCTTTAATGATCCCAATCCGGTGCTGTTTTTCGAACATAAAGGCCTATATAGAAGTATAAGACAGGACGTGCCGGTAGATTATTACACCTTGCCCTTCGGAAAAGCCTCGAAAATTAGGGAAGGCAATGAAGTTAGCATTATAACTTACGGTTTGGGAGTTCATTGGGCTATAGATGTTTTAGACGAAATGGAATATGAACAAGCAGATCTTATTGATCTTAGAAGTCTGCAACCGTTGGATATAGATGGCATTTGTGCATCGGTTACCAAAACCAGCAAAGCGATTATTCTTATTGAAGATTCAGTTACTGGGAGTTTTGCTGCTGAAATTTCAGCGATTATTTCTGAAAGATGTTTTGAAAGTCTTGATGCACCTGTTATAAGGGTGGGCAGCATGGATACTCCAATTCCTTTTGCACATGAACTCGAACAACAATATTTGCCCAAAGAGCGATTTAAAATGAAATTGAAAGATTTGATAGAATATTAA
- a CDS encoding phosphopantetheine-binding protein — MLERDIIARLKKIVEPYVQRMEGLNNFQEQTDFLNDLQINSANLVDVVLDVEDEFNIEIDNDSMEGMLTVGDAKNIIQKKLATS, encoded by the coding sequence ATGCTTGAAAGAGATATAATTGCGAGGCTTAAAAAGATCGTTGAGCCTTATGTTCAAAGAATGGAAGGTTTAAATAATTTCCAGGAACAAACAGATTTTCTGAACGACCTTCAAATAAACTCTGCAAATCTTGTAGATGTGGTTCTTGATGTGGAAGACGAATTTAATATTGAAATAGATAATGATTCTATGGAAGGTATGTTAACCGTGGGTGATGCGAAAAATATTATTCAAAAAAAACTGGCTACTTCTTGA